In Candidatus Binataceae bacterium, the following are encoded in one genomic region:
- a CDS encoding ATP-binding protein: MRRFSRRHPWVLFSVRSFMIFSATFGGAYGFIAGSRSPDSGYDPNSFAIGASFLFALACLALVTVSMRLRFLRKKMRKIALHNETLVDRNWELKEAEERVRSLFESQGDLIVLRDAKGLITFVNDAYCELTQKPRSALIGSQFQFSVLEQGDSALEPNGTRVHDQKIETALGPRWIAWREGLVRFDAGAPAEMQCVGRDVTDRTETERALAEARDQADAANRAKSRFLAMASHEIRTPLNGILGMSSLLLDTPLTPEQMTYAKAVKTSGDALLALIEELLDYSKVEAGKIDLESRPFALAALIEDITELLAPRAQARKLEIAAYVDERLPAQVIGDAARLRQVLLNLAGNAIKFTATGGVALIVEPGIWPNEISFLVRDTGIGIAPEAQARIFREFEQADEKIARSYGGTGLGLSISERIVKRMGGRITLQSKLGVGSTFEAAIPLAAAGQGAGPPFAAPELAGQSIMLVAPESIEASLIARRLHRWGGQTCVVADAEVARALLPERNWLAILLDHALGAEEVEALASAARSWATQRIVMFTPATRHELASSSHLTGYLIKPLRAASLAARLSTAPEVAAPELAGDTLLDQPESIEATPAAATRGLSVLVAEDNEINALLMRSLLSRLGHQAVIATSGEEALESWLSANSAGTPYDLVLMDIQMPGLDGIETTKRIRVREAALGGRKTQILALTANTLVEDRYACFEAGMDGFLIKPLDREKLGDALAGLAAARHVAA, encoded by the coding sequence TTGCGCCGTTTCTCGCGACGTCATCCCTGGGTACTGTTCTCCGTCCGCTCGTTCATGATCTTCTCCGCCACCTTTGGCGGCGCCTATGGGTTCATCGCCGGCAGCCGATCCCCGGATTCCGGCTATGACCCCAACAGCTTCGCGATCGGGGCAAGCTTCCTGTTCGCCCTCGCCTGCCTCGCGCTCGTCACAGTGAGCATGCGGCTGCGTTTCCTGCGCAAGAAAATGCGCAAGATCGCGCTGCATAACGAGACGCTGGTCGATCGCAATTGGGAATTGAAGGAAGCCGAGGAGCGCGTCCGCAGCCTGTTCGAATCGCAAGGCGATCTGATCGTGCTGCGCGATGCCAAAGGCTTGATCACCTTCGTCAACGACGCCTATTGCGAGCTCACCCAAAAGCCGCGTAGCGCGCTGATCGGCAGCCAGTTTCAGTTCAGCGTGCTCGAGCAGGGCGACAGCGCGCTCGAGCCGAACGGCACGCGGGTTCACGACCAGAAAATCGAAACCGCGCTCGGACCGCGGTGGATCGCATGGCGCGAGGGACTGGTCCGCTTCGATGCGGGCGCGCCCGCCGAAATGCAATGCGTCGGCCGCGACGTCACCGACCGCACCGAGACCGAGCGCGCGCTCGCCGAGGCGCGCGACCAGGCCGATGCCGCCAATCGCGCCAAGTCGCGTTTCCTGGCGATGGCAAGCCACGAAATCCGCACCCCCCTGAACGGCATCCTCGGCATGAGCTCTCTTCTGCTCGATACGCCGCTGACCCCGGAGCAGATGACCTACGCCAAGGCGGTGAAGACGTCCGGCGACGCGCTGCTCGCCTTGATCGAGGAGCTATTGGATTATTCCAAGGTCGAGGCCGGCAAGATCGACCTCGAATCGCGCCCGTTCGCGCTCGCCGCGCTGATCGAGGACATCACCGAGCTGCTCGCGCCGCGGGCGCAGGCGCGCAAGCTCGAGATCGCGGCCTATGTCGACGAGCGCCTGCCGGCGCAAGTGATCGGCGATGCCGCGCGGCTGCGCCAGGTGTTATTGAATCTAGCCGGCAATGCGATCAAATTCACCGCGACCGGCGGCGTGGCGCTGATCGTCGAGCCCGGCATCTGGCCCAATGAAATCAGCTTCCTGGTGCGCGACACCGGCATCGGCATTGCGCCGGAAGCCCAGGCGCGGATTTTCCGCGAATTCGAGCAGGCCGACGAGAAGATTGCCCGTAGCTATGGCGGCACCGGCCTCGGCTTGAGCATCTCGGAGCGCATCGTCAAACGAATGGGCGGCCGCATCACGCTGCAAAGTAAACTCGGCGTCGGCTCGACCTTCGAGGCGGCCATTCCGCTTGCGGCCGCCGGCCAAGGCGCAGGGCCGCCCTTCGCCGCACCGGAGCTTGCCGGCCAGTCGATCATGCTGGTCGCGCCGGAGAGCATCGAGGCCTCCCTGATCGCGCGGCGGCTTCATCGCTGGGGCGGCCAGACCTGCGTGGTCGCGGATGCCGAAGTGGCGCGCGCGCTCTTGCCGGAACGCAATTGGCTCGCGATTCTGCTCGACCATGCGCTGGGCGCGGAAGAAGTTGAAGCGCTGGCGTCGGCCGCGCGATCCTGGGCTACGCAACGGATCGTCATGTTCACGCCGGCGACGCGGCACGAGCTTGCCTCGTCATCGCACCTGACCGGCTATCTGATCAAACCATTGCGCGCGGCTTCGCTCGCCGCCCGCCTCTCGACGGCGCCGGAAGTCGCAGCACCGGAGCTTGCAGGCGATACCTTGCTCGACCAGCCGGAGTCGATCGAAGCCACGCCGGCCGCAGCCACGCGCGGCCTTTCGGTGCTAGTGGCCGAAGACAACGAGATCAATGCACTCCTGATGCGTTCGCTGCTGAGCAGGCTCGGGCATCAGGCCGTGATCGCCACCAGTGGCGAAGAGGCGCTGGAATCATGGCTGTCAGCGAACTCCGCCGGCACGCCCTATGATCTGGTGCTGATGGATATCCAGATGCCGGGGCTCGACGGCATCGAAACCACCAAGCGCATCCGCGTCCGCGAGGCCGCGCTAGGCGGCCGCAAGACCCAAATCCTTGCGTTGACG